A region of Lycium barbarum isolate Lr01 chromosome 1, ASM1917538v2, whole genome shotgun sequence DNA encodes the following proteins:
- the LOC132616565 gene encoding transcription factor bHLH162-like, translating to MESSRRSKSAKAGPKLERKYVEKHRRIYMKYLINQLYSMIPAHASTSKDTVAVPDKVHAAEKYIATLGKKLEKKKKHLEQLKMGTKKTKSPPQIKFHEMGPKMVVVLITGLDNLATFNNIIRLCHEEGVEVVYTSFQLNGNSTLQISRETKVMMVL from the exons ATGGAAAGTAGCCGGAGGTCTAAATCAGCTAAGGCAGGTCCAAAATTGGAGAGGAAGTATGTGGAGAAACATAGAAGGATTTATATGAAGTATCTCATTAACCAGCTGTATTCCATGATCCCTGCTCATGCCTCTACGTCTAAg GACACAGTGGCAGTGCCTGATAAAGTACATGCAGCAGAGAAGTACATAGCTACCTTAGGTAAGAaattggagaagaagaagaagcacttGGAACAATTGAAAATGGGCACAAAGAAAACTAAGTCACCCCCTCAGATCAAATTCCATGAAATGGGCCCAAAAATGGTCGTGGTTCTGATAACTGGCCTTGATAATTTAGCCACTTTTAATAACATCATTCGATTATGCCATGAGGAAGGTGTTGAAGTTGTGTATACCAGCTTTCAACTCAATGGAAACTCTACACTGCAAATTTCTCGTGAAACTAAGGTAATGATGGTATTATAA